A genomic stretch from Pomacea canaliculata isolate SZHN2017 linkage group LG2, ASM307304v1, whole genome shotgun sequence includes:
- the LOC112558297 gene encoding serine/arginine repetitive matrix protein 2-like: MKTRSATRNQQLSLQEAVNEEEGEPVAEDMEKVTSPKDQESQRTGGVVSFSLKKATNKVTTAVPVFSQENLDQEEAEEVEVKPKSVILPIPEPCLSHEHSVDKTEKTQGENEQKTESNELDGVLQATEEEIPKIISDAQSQELGKSAKSLMTPKLLTSFMKVFSSKDETRVLDWPAEMIQYTTALPSLSYSCNPLHFDFSQLLCPLSSVQKLGITAEDSVGAVASSAEMVNTAPEDDVKNEVEDEKRREQQVEEGEMIGEKAEKTIDEGKEKKTSKRRRKKKKKHKHSNKTEVTEGEATGENKGEETKKKKKKHRKRKHKGEKTVTVSEQTGLLQDGDQEAKPAKGEKSKHHQRKRSKRKHSHKEAIDTMVEGDEIGAGIVNDGTATVKKPTHKRSSRKHRKKHRSRRDHLRKAAATSTKSKSEVTTGRKLKANQPKVKIDYIDDEEETEQVAEGTHTGDGEPKVKRLKKMKVPQVNAEDGLVEEAGKVSKLSKTSAGDQESRDDKPASELGEKEAQNSEETKKSSITPDLAAGSLKSPQGNKKSTKRDGNTDNPASARGSSRKRQISTSSADCQTPSKQSKTLAHDDKGASSNKMEDTWSRLEGIYENKSQEAESKSKWDTSDSELETSDPLGKVVNTSRESRSDQDEDAEETSHLEKSIGGPEASMLTGKKLHAEEKEHHYSHSRHSHNKKSYSSYESSRSRSRGSHSRSRSYTRSRSSSRSSRSRSRSYHSYSDYSTSRSRTRSHSRSRSSRSYSRGSSRSRSWYHRYSRSYSSHSGSSYSRSRSRSRSYTRSRSYTRSHSRSPYSSRSSRSKSRSHSKISSRRRHRHKPLVLPKLEPAKEKESKTNDPTEIPLPTSEDNVTEEKEDKSKLTDIPLPTVEENASNPAVVDSTASTLGSAAVVTGTTSIKDGESSEEVKPLLPPPPPPLGTDNPGHGGSQSSIHGSPSKSTNPTHNPGPGHGSHMHPHSSPMDGPPPHFDGPSRFDGPLPRMGPGNPHPGMPPRLGPGFRGPPPPRGMFPPGPHGPLPRIGPGMGPHGPGPRMGPGPMGPRGPPGMGPPGPGMGPPGPSMGPPGAGPRNMGPRPGPHGPPPGHGPPGHGPRMGFGGPRGVGPPPRGDMPPPFHHRPGMGPPPRHGPRGPLGSGGPGMPPPSMGGPGPGNFRGPHSGMGPPPFHPSGPRDIGPPIQQSPSQQHSVSTSSVMDPQSKPPEPPKTDPSTPPPPPPPPQPPSPQPPPPPKKEEEIKPMQPLIPPEQEEQYRKLQEQAQKHAKKQLRRQQQREMGEPVSSSSDSEEEVEAVSDATADLEAQRELAEMEAAALAAGEDTGDEVHTTVLALPAAAQSPLLQPHPAMLISPQTMAPSLSLGGTPHMLHAAPGHPQLLVPASHAQMSVAALAQHHALPLQTGAPIMAFPHSAASHPHLQAAHLSSAMPGTVTVMPHPHHPGLQIAVSHAHTALQNAVMMQAQAQAAQPHVVAINAAGQQVIIPAHMAGIPTAVPQAFLQPIQHVQHISPAHAVFQHPSGHMVLMPRIQRPHV; this comes from the exons ATGAAGACACGATCAGCAACAAGAAATCAGCAG TTGTCCTTGCAGGAAGCAGTGAATGAAGAGGAAGGTGAACCTGTTGCTGAAGATATGGAAAA GGTGACCAGCCCCAAAGATCAAGAATCTCAGAGGACTGGTGGAGTCGTGTCATTTTCTCTCAAGAAGGCCACCAATAAAGTCACAACAGCAGTGCCTGTCTTCTCTCAGGAGAACCTGGACCAGGAAGAGGCAGAAGAGGTGGAAGTAAAGCCTAAATCTGTGATCTTGCCCATTCCTGAACCATGTCTTTCTCATGAACATTCAGTGGATAAAACAGAGAAGACACAGGGTGAAAAtgaacagaagacagaaag CAATGAACTGGATGGGGTTTTGCAAGCTACAGAAGAGGAAATCCCAAAGATAATATCAGACGCTCAGAGTCAAGAGTTAGGAAAATCTGCAAAATCACTTATGACTCCCAAGCTGCTAACTTCTTTCATGAAAGTATTTAGCAGCAAAGATGAAACTCGTGTTTTGGATTGGCCAGCAGAAATGATTCAGTACACCACAGCCTTGCCAAGCCTTTCTTACAGCTGCAACCCTCTGCACTTTGATTTTTCACAACTGCTTTGTCCTCTGTCATCTGTCCAGAAACTGGGAATTACAGCTGAAGATTCAGTGGGGGCTGTAGCATCATCTGCAGAAATGGTAAACACAGCACCAGAAGAcgatgttaaaaatgaagtggaagatgagaaaagaagagaacagCAAGTAGAGGAGGGCGAAATGATAGGAGAAAAGGCTGAAAAAACCATcgatgaaggaaaagaaaagaaaacaagtaaacggagaagaaagaagaagaaaaagcataaGCACAGTAACAAGACAGAAGTCACAGAAGGCGAAGCTACAGGTGAGAATAAaggagaagaaacaaagaagaagaagaagaaacacagAAAGCGAAAACACAAAGGAGAAAAGACTGTTACTGTTTCTGAACAAACAGGTTTATTGCAAGATGGGGATCAGGAAGCTAAGCCAGCCAAAggtgaaaaaagtaaacaccaCCAGAGAAAGAGATCAAAACGCAAGCATAGTCACAAAGAGGCCATCGATACTATGGTTGAGGGTGATGAAATCGGCGCAGGGATTGTAAATGATGGCACTGCAACAGTTAAGAAACCCACCCACAAACGGTCATCACGTAAGCATAGAAAGAAACACCGTAGTCGCCGTGATCACTTGCGCAAAGCTGCTGCAACAAGCACCAAGTCCAAGAGTGAAGTAACCACAGGAAGAAAACTCAAAGCCAACCAACCAAAAGTCAAAATCGATTAcattgatgatgaagaagaaacagagCAGGTTGCAGAAGGCACTCATACTGGTGATGGAGAGCCTAAAGTAAAGCGAttgaagaaaatgaaggtgCCTCAGGTTAATGCTGAAGATGGCCTTGTAGAGGAGGCTGGCAAAGTTTCCAAACTGTCCAAAACTTCTGCAGGAGACCAAGAATCCAGAGATGATAAACCTGCATCAGAATTAGGAGAAAAAGAAGCTCAGAATTCTGAAGAGACCAAGAAATCCAGCATTACACCTGATCTGGCAGCTGGATCTTTAAAGTCACCCCAAGGAAACAAGAAGAGTACTAAAAGAGATGGCAATACTGACAATCCAGCGAGTGCTAGAGGCTCTTCCAGGAAGCGACAGATTAGCACTTCCAGTGCAGACTGTCAGACACCtagcaaacaaagcaaaacccTAGCCCATGATGACAAGGGTGCATCATCAAACAAGATGGAGGACACTTGGAGCAGGCTTGAAGGCATCTACGAGAATAAAAGTCAGGAAGCAGAGAGTAAATCAAAATGGGACACAAGTGACAGTGAACTGGAAACTTCTGACCCACTTGGAAAAGTGGTAAATACATCACGAGAGAGCAGGTCTGATCAAGATGAAGATGCAGAAGAGACGTCACATTTGGAAAAGTCCATAGGTGGTCCAGAGGCAAGCATGCTGACAGGGAAAAAACTGCATGCTGAGGAAAAAGAACATCATTATAGCCACAGTCGCCACTCTCATAACAAGAAGTCATACAGTTCATATGAATCCAGTCGTTCCCGTAGCAGAGGCTCTCACTCACGATCTAGAAGCTACACAAGGTCAAGGTCCTCGTCCAGATCATCACGATCAAGATCTCGATCATACCATTCTTACTCTGATTACAGTACTTCTCGATCTCGAACACGATCACATTCAAGGAGCCGATCCTCTCGAAGTTACTCAAGAGGAAGTTCACGAAGTCGTTCTTGGTACCATAGATACAGTCGCTCATATTCTTCCCACAGTGGATCAAGTTACTCACGTTCACGTTCACGATCAAGGAGCTACACTCGGTCACGCAGCTACACACGTTCTCATTCCAGATCACCATATAGCTCTCGATCATCAAGAAGCAAGTCCCGTTCTCACAGTAAAATCAGTTCTCGCCGTCGTCATCGACACAAGCCTCTTGTCCTCCCAAAACTAGAGCCTGCtaaggagaaagaaagcaaaacaaacgaTCCTACAGAAATACCTTTACCAACAAGTGAAGACAATGTtacagaggaaaaagaagacaagagcAAGCTTACAGACATACCACTACCAACAGTAGAAGAGAATGCTTCCAATCCTGCTGTGGTAGACTCAACAGCATCAACCTTAGGTAGCGCTGCAGTTGTTACAGGAACAACTAGCATTAAAGATGGTGAATCTTCAGAAGAAGTGAAGCCCCTcctgccaccaccacctcctccattAGGTACAGATAATCCTGGCCATGGGGGTTCTCAGAGTAGCATCCACGGCAGTCCTTCCAAATCCACAAACCCAACCCATAATCCAGGTCCTGGTCATGGTTCACATATGCATCCTCATTCTTCTCCAATGGATGGTCCCCCTCCTCATTTTGATGGACCTTCTCGCTTTGATGGGCCATTACCACGTATGGGGCCAGGTAATCCTCACCCTGGTATGCCTCCTCGTCTTGGGCCAGGTTTTAGGggtccaccaccaccaagagGCATGTTTCCACCTGGACCACATGGTCCACTTCCAAGGATTGGTCCAGGAATGGGACCTCATGGGCCAGGTCCAAGAATGGGTCCTGGACCAATGGGACCTAGGGGACCTCCTGGAATGGGGCCACCTGGACCAGGCATGGGGCCTCCAGGTCCATCAATGGGTCCACCTGGTGCTGGACCACGCAACATGGGACCCCGTCCTGGACCTCATGGACCACCTCCTGGACATGGACCACCAGGACATGGTCCAAGAATGGGATTTGGAGGACCAAGAGGTGTGGGACCACCTCCACGAGGAGATATGCCTCCACCATTCCATCACAGGCCTGGCATGGGACCTCCACCTAGACATGGTCCTCGCGGACCCCTTGGATCTGGTGGCCCAGGAATGCCACCACCTAGTATGGGAGGTCCTGGGCCTGGAAATTTCCGTGGTCCTCATTCAGGGATGGGGCCTCCACCTTTCCATCCATCAGGTCCCAGAGATATAGGTCCACCTATTCAGCAGTCCCCATCACAGCAGCATTCTGTTTCCACCTCCTCTGTCATGGATCCTCAGAGTAAACCTCCAGAGCCACCCAAAACTGACCCATCtaccccacctcctccaccaccaccaccccagccACCTTCTCCtcagccaccaccacctccaaaaaaagaggaagagataaaGCCCATGCAACCTTTGATTCCGCCAGAGCAAGAAGAGCAGTATAGAAAACTTCAAGAGCAGGCCCAGAAACATGCTAAGAAGCAGCTTCGTCGGCAACAGCAGCGTGAGATGGGTGAGCCTGTATCCTCATCTtctgacagtgaagaggaagtgGAGGCTGTGTCCGATGCAACTGCTGATTTGGAAGCGCAAAGAGAGCTTGCTGAGATGGAGGCTGCAGCCTTAGCGGCTGGTGAGGACACAGGAGATGAAGTTCACACTACTGTTTTGGCTCTGCCAGCAGCAGCACAGTCTCCCCTGCTGCAGCCTCACCCAGCCATGCTCATCTCTCCACAAACAATGGCTCCATCTCTGTCATTGGGCGGCACACCACATATGTTGCACGCAGCTCCTGGCCACCCACAACTTCTTGTCCCAGCATCCCATGCACAG ATGAGTGTTGCTGCCTTGGCACAGCATCATGCACTACCCTTACAGACAGGAGCTCCCATTATGGCATTCCCTCATTCTGCTGCATCACATCCACATCTTCAGGCCGCTCATCTCAGTTCAGCAATGCCAGGAACAGTGACCGTCATGCCACACCCCCACCACCCTGGCCTGCAGATTGCAGTGAGTCATGCTCACACAGCACTTCAGAATGCAGTAATGATGCAGGCACAGGCACAGGCTGCACAGCCTCATGTGGTGGCCATCAATGCTGCCG GTCAACAGGTAATAATTCCAGCCCACATGGCAGGAATTCCAACTGCTGTTCCTCAAGCTTTCTTACAACCTATTCAGCACGTGCAACACATATCTCCTGCCCATGCTGTCTTTCAGCATCCCTCAGGACACATGGTCCTTATGCCCCGAATTCAGCGCCCTCATGTCTGA